A single Hippocampus zosterae strain Florida chromosome 1, ASM2543408v3, whole genome shotgun sequence DNA region contains:
- the LOC127597357 gene encoding uncharacterized protein LOC127597357 — protein sequence MDNAQEEMAYSEAKASSKASSKHSSILSSKSSVLEAAILARASAEATNAKASYRKKQLEIKKQQAKLELEKATLEADLDLLEMEKEVAAATAKAEVLEAAVAIEHGKAESVKSAVPLQAVRERTMEYVQHQTQLKSVQPARTQSFTSRTPEQHRSPPVRKKTSVKDETPDIPRDYVKHSYHASPNNDPPMADFAKFLARRELITMGLFQFDDTPENFRAWQSSFINATGNVGLTCSQELDLLVKWLGKESSEHVKRIRAVYTTNPQAALQVSWDRLQECYATPEVVENALFKKLDNFLRLTETT from the coding sequence ATGGACAACGCCCAAGAAGAAATGGCTTACTCCGAAGCCAAAGCATCATCGAAGGCATCATCCAAACACTCATCCATATTGTCCTCAAAGTCAAGTGTACTAGAAGCAGCCATCTTGGCAAGAGCCTCTGCAGAAGCTACAAATGCTAAAGCttcatacagaaaaaaacaattggaaatCAAGAAACAACAAGCCAAACTGGAATTGGAAAAAGCAACATTAGAGGCAGATCTAGATCTGCTGGAGATGGAGAAGGAAGTGGCAGCCGCTACAGCAAAAGCAGAAGTCCTAGAAGCAGCTGTAGCGATCGAACATGGCAAAGCTGAAAGCGTCAAGAGTGCAGTCCCACTACAAGCAGTAAGAGAACGAACTATGGAGTACGTGCAACACCAGACCCAGCTGAAGTCAGTTCAACCGGCAAGGACACAATCGTTCACCTCAAGGACACCCGAACAACACCGCTCTCCTCCGGTACGCAAGAAAACTTCTGTAAAGGATGAAACACCTGACATACCAAGAGACTATGTGAAGCATAGCTACCACGCTTCCCCCAATAATGATCCACCCATGGCAGACTTTGCTAAGTTCCTTGCACGCAGAGAGTTAATCACAATGGGGCTATTTCAGTTTGACGACACCCCAGAAAACTTTAGAGCATGGCAGTCGTCATTCATAAATGCAACCGGAAATGTTGGCCTCACATGCAGTCAGGAGTTAGATCTCCTAGTCAAGTGGCTCGGTAAAGAGTCCTCAGAACACGTGAAGAGAATCAGAGCTGTATATACCACTAACCCACAAGCAGCCCTCCAGGTGtcctgggacaggctccaagaGTGTTACGCTACACCAGAAGTAGTGGAAAACGCCCTCTTTAAAAAATTGGACAACTTCCTTCGCCTTACAGAGACGACCTAA